From a region of the Nitrospirota bacterium genome:
- a CDS encoding type II toxin-antitoxin system RelE/ParE family toxin produces MYEIRKTDAYVRWLDGLRDLRGRAKVLARVERLLTGNPGDVKPVGEGVSEMRIDYGPGYRVYYTMRRNELIILLAGGDKRTQATDIKKALILARNL; encoded by the coding sequence ATGTACGAGATTCGTAAGACAGATGCTTATGTCCGTTGGCTTGATGGTTTGCGTGATCTTCGCGGACGTGCAAAAGTGTTGGCCAGGGTTGAACGTCTTCTGACTGGAAATCCAGGGGATGTTAAGCCAGTCGGAGAAGGCGTATCCGAAATGCGGATCGATTATGGCCCCGGCTATCGTGTCTATTACACGATGCGTCGAAACGAGCTAATTATTTTGTTGGCTGGCGGTGATAAAAGAACGCAAGCTACAGATATTAAAAAGGCATTGATCTTAGCACGGAATCTGTAA
- a CDS encoding addiction module antidote protein, whose translation MKKTKTTRYDVAEHLRTPEEMAAYLEACLEEANGDAAFIAKALGDIARAKGMAQVARDAGLSRESLYKALSGDRSPGFDTILKVVGALGLKLHAEASHR comes from the coding sequence ATGAAAAAAACCAAAACTACTCGATACGATGTTGCTGAACATCTCCGGACTCCGGAGGAAATGGCAGCATATCTTGAAGCATGTCTTGAGGAAGCCAATGGCGATGCAGCGTTCATTGCAAAAGCTCTGGGTGACATTGCCCGAGCCAAAGGGATGGCGCAAGTTGCACGTGACGCCGGTCTATCCCGTGAAAGTCTCTACAAGGCACTTTCAGGTGATCGCAGTCCTGGCTTCGATACTATTCTCAAGGTCGTCGGTGCTCTCGGTTTAAAGCTGCATGCTGAAGCATCGCACCGCTGA
- a CDS encoding class I SAM-dependent methyltransferase: MNEPSPRFWEIFFEVYENLPRQGPGNRACAARALGLCRDLPQSPAILDLGCGVGGQTLQLAELVASGSIVAIDSHAPSIGRLQAAIAERGLAQRVSAIVGDMARPQQPRGSFDLIWSEGALYNIGLRNALRVCYALLYPGGYLAFTDAVWRKENPPPALKAGFDLDYPTMGWLDGDVAAIRDWDKGERVRS, from the coding sequence ATGAACGAGCCCAGCCCTCGCTTCTGGGAGATATTCTTCGAGGTTTACGAGAACCTTCCCCGTCAGGGTCCCGGTAATCGCGCTTGCGCCGCCAGAGCCCTTGGTCTTTGCCGCGACCTTCCACAATCCCCCGCGATCCTCGACCTGGGGTGCGGAGTCGGCGGGCAAACCCTCCAGCTCGCCGAACTTGTTGCGTCGGGTTCCATCGTAGCGATCGACAGCCATGCGCCGAGCATCGGACGGCTGCAGGCGGCTATCGCGGAGCGCGGGCTCGCGCAGCGCGTCAGCGCAATCGTCGGAGATATGGCCCGCCCGCAGCAGCCGCGTGGGAGTTTCGACCTCATCTGGTCGGAAGGCGCGCTCTACAACATCGGGCTGCGAAACGCGCTGCGCGTCTGTTATGCTTTGCTGTATCCCGGCGGCTACCTTGCTTTCACCGATGCGGTCTGGCGCAAGGAGAATCCGCCTCCCGCGCTCAAGGCCGGCTTCGACCTGGACTACCCGACCATGGGATGGCTGGATGGCGACGTGGCGGCGATACGAGACTGGGACAAAGGCGAGAGGGTCAGGTCTTGA
- a CDS encoding DUF4386 domain-containing protein, producing MNPYRRTAIGVALLFLIALVFDIVATSIYRPILNAPDYLLTIYPNRTLVEVGILLDFVCAPAMILIPILLLPLFQAISVQLAYGYLVFRLFEGVLFTVLLMYSHSLIGLSREYASSSPLDAFHFLAVGNSIHATIASGTLLYILVYAVGAAMFYYLLYRSRLIPRWLSVWGLLAVALLAIGDLLYMFGVFGTMPLMRAMAYFAPPIGLQEAVMAVWLIARGFDPSALVTGQDIIETS from the coding sequence GTGAACCCCTACAGGCGCACCGCGATCGGCGTGGCTCTGTTGTTTCTGATCGCCCTCGTATTCGACATCGTTGCTACGAGCATCTATCGACCCATTTTGAATGCTCCGGACTATCTTCTCACCATCTACCCGAATAGAACACTCGTCGAAGTGGGCATACTCCTCGACTTCGTTTGTGCCCCTGCAATGATTCTGATCCCGATCTTGTTGCTCCCGCTGTTCCAGGCCATCAGCGTTCAATTGGCATACGGGTATCTCGTATTCAGGTTATTTGAGGGGGTCCTTTTCACGGTGCTGTTGATGTACTCACACTCGCTGATAGGTCTAAGCCGCGAGTACGCCAGTTCGAGCCCCCTCGACGCTTTCCATTTCCTCGCAGTGGGCAACTCGATCCATGCAACAATTGCATCAGGCACCCTCCTCTACATTCTTGTCTACGCTGTGGGTGCCGCTATGTTCTATTACCTGTTGTATCGTTCCCGTTTGATTCCTCGGTGGCTCTCGGTCTGGGGCCTGCTCGCAGTTGCGCTATTGGCAATCGGCGACCTGCTGTACATGTTCGGCGTATTCGGCACCATGCCGTTGATGCGGGCCATGGCGTATTTTGCTCCTCCCATCGGCCTGCAAGAAGCAGTAATGGCAGTATGGCTCATCGCAAGAGGATTCGATCCATCGGCGTTGGTGACGGGACAAGATATCATTGAAACCAGCTAA
- a CDS encoding transposase, protein MPRIARAVAVAFPHHIIQRGNNRGKVFFDQEDREKYRQLLKKYSTKWECPVLAYCLMGNHVHLLVRPRGEESLYKMMQGLTLCYTQHINRKYEKSGRLWESRYHSCIVDRENYLWAAARYIEQNPRRAKIVKKEEEYPYSSAKAHIEGRRDDILGEELFPEAQRKDYVSFIRESITEEEMQRLKYSTRTGRPFGGEEFIKRMEKTLNKTFIVKKPGRPKGEKT, encoded by the coding sequence ATGCCAAGGATAGCGAGAGCGGTTGCTGTAGCATTCCCTCATCACATAATCCAAAGGGGGAACAACAGAGGGAAAGTCTTCTTTGACCAGGAAGACAGAGAAAAATACCGTCAGTTGCTCAAGAAATACTCAACCAAATGGGAATGCCCGGTCCTGGCATATTGCCTCATGGGAAACCACGTTCATTTGCTTGTGAGACCAAGGGGCGAGGAGTCACTGTACAAAATGATGCAAGGGCTAACGCTTTGTTACACTCAGCACATAAACAGAAAGTATGAGAAGTCCGGAAGGTTGTGGGAGAGCAGGTATCATTCATGTATAGTTGACAGGGAGAATTACTTATGGGCTGCGGCAAGATACATTGAGCAGAATCCAAGGCGGGCGAAAATCGTTAAAAAAGAAGAAGAGTATCCATATTCAAGCGCAAAGGCTCATATTGAAGGCAGAAGAGACGATATACTTGGAGAAGAACTTTTCCCGGAAGCTCAGAGGAAAGATTATGTTTCGTTTATCAGAGAGAGTATTACGGAAGAAGAGATGCAGCGTTTAAAATATTCAACGAGAACTGGAAGACCGTTTGGTGGGGAAGAGTTCATTAAGAGGATGGAAAAAACATTGAACAAAACGTTTATAGTAAAGAAACCGGGAAGACCTAAAGGGGAAAAGACTTAA
- a CDS encoding Mur ligase domain-containing protein: MSTRKKLRLFFSGIGGSGVSAIASFMADKGHEVVGSDRSFDRNPDHPVRRMLQSKQITLVPQDGSGIDTSFDLAVFSTAVEADQPEVVRAKALGVPLMTRPEYLARIVAEFRTIAVAGTSGKSTTSGMLAFLMQRLGLEPNFIGGGRVKQFKTAGNPGNAATGASDLLVIEACESDGTIVNYRPAHSIVLNLDLDHHAIEKTAEMFSVLGAHTAGLVAVNADDEHLRPIAFARAVSFSIDTPSSYQARSVQFRPLHTDFALNGVQMRLSLPGRYNLYNALSCIALLSELGISLQEVARVLPEFSGIERRFDVHLNDGRYLVLDDYAHNPHKIASFMQAMRLVKDRVCYIFQPHGFAPTRMMRAEYIASFVGNMREGDHLVLLPIFYAGGTVSKDISSDDLAEGVRAGGRSVEVLSDRNEVVRRAGAWDACAVLGARDETLADLAEAIAQRLRAQ, encoded by the coding sequence ATGAGTACTCGTAAGAAGCTCAGGTTATTCTTTTCCGGCATAGGCGGCAGCGGCGTCTCGGCGATCGCGAGCTTCATGGCCGACAAGGGTCATGAGGTCGTTGGGTCAGACCGCTCTTTCGACAGGAATCCCGATCATCCGGTGCGCCGGATGCTGCAGTCGAAGCAGATAACGCTTGTTCCCCAGGACGGCAGCGGCATCGACACCTCCTTCGATCTCGCTGTCTTCAGCACCGCTGTCGAAGCGGATCAGCCCGAAGTCGTCAGGGCAAAGGCGCTCGGCGTTCCGCTCATGACGCGGCCCGAGTATCTCGCCCGGATCGTGGCGGAATTCAGGACCATAGCCGTTGCGGGTACGAGCGGCAAGTCGACCACCTCGGGAATGCTCGCCTTTCTGATGCAGCGGCTGGGGCTGGAGCCGAATTTCATCGGCGGCGGCAGGGTCAAACAGTTCAAGACAGCGGGCAATCCCGGCAATGCCGCTACCGGCGCCTCCGATCTCCTCGTCATAGAGGCGTGCGAATCGGACGGCACCATCGTCAACTACCGGCCCGCGCACTCGATCGTCCTCAATCTCGATCTCGACCACCACGCCATCGAGAAGACGGCGGAAATGTTCTCGGTGCTCGGCGCGCATACCGCCGGTCTGGTGGCGGTCAATGCCGATGACGAGCACCTGCGCCCCATCGCTTTCGCCAGAGCGGTGAGCTTCTCGATCGACACCCCGTCATCCTATCAGGCGAGGAGTGTTCAGTTCAGGCCGCTTCATACCGACTTTGCCCTGAACGGCGTGCAGATGAGACTCTCGCTGCCGGGAAGGTACAATCTCTATAACGCCCTCTCCTGCATCGCCCTGCTTTCGGAGCTGGGGATCTCTTTACAGGAGGTCGCCCGCGTGCTCCCCGAATTCTCGGGTATCGAGCGGAGGTTCGATGTCCATCTCAACGACGGAAGATATCTCGTGCTCGACGACTACGCGCATAACCCGCACAAAATAGCCTCGTTCATGCAGGCGATGCGCCTGGTCAAGGACCGCGTCTGCTACATCTTCCAGCCCCACGGCTTTGCGCCAACGAGGATGATGCGGGCCGAGTACATCGCGTCGTTCGTCGGGAATATGAGAGAGGGCGATCACCTCGTCCTCCTGCCGATCTTCTATGCCGGCGGCACCGTCAGCAAGGACATATCGAGCGACGACCTCGCCGAGGGCGTCAGGGCAGGGGGAAGGTCGGTCGAAGTGCTCTCGGACCGGAACGAGGTAGTGCGGAGAGCCGGGGCGTGGGACGCCTGCGCGGTGCTCGGCGCCCGCGACGAGACCCTCGCCGACCTCGCCGAGGCGATCGCACAGCGGCTCAGGGCGCAATAA
- a CDS encoding aldehyde ferredoxin oxidoreductase family protein: protein MAGYTGKSLRVDLSAREIAVYDTPEVLRTAFLGGRGMGVAMIDDRVTLPCDAPEMPLIFATGPLVGTAAPTSGRMSVLSRSPLTGTVFDCSVGGRFGTEMKKAGFDTIEITGVASGWVLLDIENGSVTLRDASPLAGKGTAGVAQALAGAGSHAAIGQAGENRVKFASIVFDGHYCAGRGGLGAVMGAKRLKAVAIRGSGAVQVADPEGLKTAREAIMRLLRTSPAIFGEFGLSEFGTAALVDLMHARRMEPTDNFRKTFFPGASEYSGYAMRNHFKAKKTGCAGCPVLCKKVGAGGEVIPEYESVSHFGALNGLSDMERIVEANRLCNDYGMDTISAASTIACHNEINEKQLTSDKLLQLLAEIGNANTPLGRALAEGSFRYASSMGRPELSMSVKGLELPAYDPRGAYGMALAYATSNRGGCHLRAYPISHEILRKPVATDRFSFEGKARIVKIAEDLNAVIDSLTACKFVFFAASLEEYAKAVAAVTGNGCDVQSLLKVGERIWNLERELNERNGFTAAHDDLPLRFFTEEGSSSANIRIAPLDRDAFLKARENYYRIRGYHSVNR, encoded by the coding sequence ATGGCCGGTTATACGGGAAAGAGCTTGAGGGTCGATCTCTCTGCGCGGGAGATCGCCGTTTACGATACCCCAGAGGTCCTGCGTACCGCCTTCCTGGGGGGCAGGGGAATGGGTGTGGCGATGATCGACGACCGCGTCACCCTTCCCTGCGATGCCCCGGAAATGCCCCTGATCTTCGCCACAGGCCCTCTCGTCGGCACGGCTGCCCCGACCTCGGGCAGGATGTCGGTGCTCTCGCGGTCGCCGCTCACCGGAACGGTCTTCGACTGCTCGGTAGGCGGCAGATTCGGCACCGAGATGAAGAAGGCGGGCTTCGATACCATCGAAATTACCGGCGTCGCCTCAGGCTGGGTGCTTCTGGATATCGAAAACGGCAGCGTAACGCTGCGCGATGCCTCTCCGCTTGCCGGAAAGGGCACTGCCGGGGTCGCGCAGGCTCTCGCCGGTGCAGGCTCCCATGCGGCAATCGGTCAGGCAGGCGAAAACCGGGTTAAGTTCGCCTCCATCGTCTTCGACGGCCACTACTGCGCAGGCAGGGGCGGGCTCGGCGCCGTGATGGGAGCCAAACGGTTGAAAGCCGTTGCGATAAGGGGCAGCGGCGCCGTACAGGTCGCGGACCCGGAAGGGCTGAAGACCGCCCGCGAGGCGATTATGAGGCTCCTCAGGACCTCCCCCGCGATCTTCGGCGAGTTCGGCCTCTCCGAGTTCGGCACCGCGGCGCTGGTGGACCTTATGCACGCCCGGAGAATGGAGCCGACCGATAATTTCAGAAAGACCTTCTTCCCCGGCGCTTCGGAGTATTCGGGCTACGCCATGAGAAATCACTTCAAAGCGAAGAAGACCGGCTGCGCGGGCTGCCCGGTGCTCTGCAAAAAGGTGGGCGCCGGCGGTGAGGTCATTCCGGAGTACGAGAGCGTATCCCACTTCGGCGCGCTGAACGGCTTGAGCGATATGGAGCGCATCGTCGAGGCGAACAGGCTCTGCAACGACTACGGCATGGACACCATCTCTGCTGCCTCGACCATCGCCTGCCACAATGAAATCAACGAAAAACAATTAACTTCCGATAAATTACTTCAACTTCTCGCTGAGATAGGGAACGCGAATACTCCGCTGGGAAGAGCGCTTGCCGAGGGGTCATTCAGGTACGCTTCTTCGATGGGGCGTCCTGAGCTGAGCATGTCGGTGAAGGGCCTCGAGCTCCCGGCCTACGACCCTCGCGGGGCCTACGGCATGGCGCTCGCCTATGCGACCTCGAATCGGGGCGGCTGCCATCTCAGGGCGTATCCGATCAGCCACGAAATCCTGAGAAAGCCGGTCGCCACCGACCGCTTCTCGTTCGAGGGCAAGGCGCGGATCGTCAAGATCGCCGAGGACCTGAATGCCGTGATCGATTCGCTCACCGCCTGCAAGTTCGTCTTTTTCGCGGCGAGCCTCGAGGAGTATGCCAAAGCGGTGGCTGCGGTTACGGGAAACGGCTGCGATGTGCAGTCGCTCCTCAAGGTCGGGGAACGGATATGGAACCTCGAGCGGGAGTTGAACGAGCGGAACGGGTTCACCGCTGCCCATGACGATCTGCCCCTGCGCTTCTTTACCGAGGAGGGATCGTCGAGCGCGAACATCCGCATCGCCCCGCTCGACCGGGATGCCTTTCTCAAAGCACGGGAGAATTACTATCGCATACGGGGATACCACTCGGTGAACAGGTGA
- a CDS encoding class II aldolase/adducin family protein: MRTLIDKYLHKLQVQGLADREHAVFLALDAELVSNRPIESDVLTLSRVFDTMSINSLLFAEPAEPYRSIIREILRCGASCSTQGRIVPMDCETRTFFHDIPVVDAFEPEAIAAALSHRKAAIIRDRGIVTYGVVTPEQAFVSFSSTCFSTFVKYFYDVLMHLEQCHARVMPPDQEMLAGFDTVARLAEGLAVDDRGTELMSAPPEGDEGVIGMIAEAGRAVVDHRLVDSYFGNISYVHNNTIYISQTGSSLDELERCVDAVPLDGSSSVGITASSELSAHKNIHALTGASAILHGHPKFPVILSMHCLKEGCDRTLCHKSCKEQRSVAGIPVVSGEIGTGPTGLLHTVPAALGRSDGAIVYGHGVFTAGRGNFRHPFARLLEIERTCREEYFRRIGELRGR, translated from the coding sequence ATGCGCACACTGATCGACAAATATCTGCATAAGCTCCAGGTCCAGGGCCTCGCTGACCGGGAGCATGCCGTCTTCCTCGCCCTCGATGCCGAGCTGGTGTCGAACAGGCCGATCGAAAGCGATGTGCTCACGCTGAGCAGGGTGTTCGATACGATGAGCATCAACAGCCTCCTCTTCGCCGAGCCTGCGGAACCCTACCGGAGCATTATCCGGGAGATCCTGCGCTGCGGCGCCTCCTGCAGCACGCAGGGAAGGATCGTCCCCATGGACTGCGAGACGCGCACCTTTTTCCATGATATCCCGGTGGTGGATGCGTTTGAGCCCGAGGCCATAGCCGCTGCGCTGTCGCACCGGAAGGCGGCGATCATCAGGGACCGGGGCATCGTCACCTACGGCGTGGTCACTCCCGAGCAGGCCTTCGTCTCGTTCAGCTCGACCTGCTTCTCGACGTTCGTGAAATACTTCTACGATGTCCTGATGCATCTTGAACAGTGCCATGCTCGCGTGATGCCTCCTGATCAGGAGATGCTCGCGGGCTTCGACACCGTCGCCCGCCTCGCCGAAGGCCTTGCGGTGGATGACCGGGGGACGGAGCTCATGAGCGCTCCTCCTGAAGGCGACGAGGGTGTCATCGGCATGATCGCCGAGGCAGGCAGGGCGGTCGTGGACCATCGCCTCGTGGACTCCTACTTCGGCAACATCTCTTATGTCCACAACAATACCATTTATATAAGCCAGACGGGCAGCTCCCTCGACGAGCTCGAACGCTGCGTCGATGCCGTTCCCCTCGACGGCTCGTCGTCGGTCGGCATCACCGCTTCATCCGAGTTATCGGCGCACAAGAACATCCATGCGCTGACCGGCGCTTCCGCTATCCTGCACGGCCATCCGAAGTTCCCGGTCATCCTCTCGATGCACTGCCTCAAGGAGGGCTGCGATAGAACGCTCTGCCATAAGTCCTGCAAAGAGCAGCGCTCGGTCGCGGGGATCCCGGTCGTTTCCGGGGAGATCGGCACCGGGCCCACGGGCCTGCTGCATACAGTGCCCGCTGCGCTCGGACGAAGTGACGGCGCTATCGTTTACGGGCACGGCGTGTTTACGGCGGGAAGGGGGAATTTTCGACACCCCTTTGCCAGGCTCCTCGAGATCGAGCGTACCTGCAGGGAGGAGTACTTCAGGCGCATCGGAGAGCTGCGCGGGAGGTAA
- a CDS encoding cytochrome c3 family protein, which produces MFAVRLLVIAIGLVLPLSAFAFGGHEGLVCSGCHGIHNAKDVIIFSVPANKVAVNPATKQPYSKITALCLSCHETPEKGGMGIKPVSAHISHPYGISSVNAKIARVPNELMRDGRFECIGCHDPHPSNPNYRYLRSDVGKGEKMEAFCAVCHPMKANPQSVGQKIRFFDSMDERAFDSGAAPVSAPAPSAPKKKGP; this is translated from the coding sequence ATGTTTGCAGTAAGGTTGTTGGTTATTGCCATCGGCCTCGTGCTGCCGCTCAGCGCATTCGCTTTCGGCGGGCATGAAGGCCTCGTCTGCTCGGGGTGCCACGGGATTCACAATGCGAAGGATGTCATCATTTTTTCGGTCCCGGCGAACAAGGTTGCGGTGAACCCTGCGACGAAGCAGCCCTATTCGAAGATCACGGCGCTCTGCCTCAGCTGTCACGAAACGCCCGAGAAGGGCGGCATGGGCATCAAGCCGGTCTCGGCCCACATCAGCCACCCCTACGGCATCTCGAGCGTGAACGCCAAGATCGCGCGTGTACCCAATGAGTTGATGCGGGACGGCCGCTTCGAGTGCATCGGCTGCCACGATCCCCACCCGTCGAACCCCAACTACCGCTATCTGAGGTCCGATGTCGGCAAGGGTGAGAAGATGGAGGCCTTCTGTGCCGTCTGCCACCCGATGAAAGCCAACCCGCAGTCTGTCGGACAGAAGATCAGGTTCTTCGACAGCATGGATGAGCGGGCCTTTGACAGTGGAGCGGCTCCTGTTTCGGCGCCTGCGCCTTCCGCTCCTAAAAAGAAAGGACCGTAA
- a CDS encoding DUF177 domain-containing protein, producing MKIIVSEIPDEGMDLDITEQIGSEAVKITSPVHAVLHIKKTGAEVMVNGTVSGDVELQCSRCLASFPLHVESAFDVVYDPAEAVARDEHHELKSDELDTGFYKQDTLDTDELLAEQLILSIPMKPLCSAECKGLCPVCGADRNTTDCGCEIKEADPRLKVLEQLLKKKE from the coding sequence ATGAAGATTATCGTTTCAGAAATTCCCGATGAGGGAATGGACCTCGACATAACGGAGCAGATCGGCTCCGAAGCGGTGAAGATCACGTCACCCGTGCATGCCGTGCTGCATATAAAAAAGACAGGGGCCGAAGTGATGGTGAACGGCACGGTAAGCGGCGACGTGGAGCTGCAGTGCAGCCGGTGCCTCGCTTCCTTTCCCCTGCATGTCGAGTCCGCTTTCGATGTCGTCTACGACCCCGCCGAAGCGGTGGCCCGGGACGAGCATCACGAACTGAAGAGCGACGAGCTTGACACGGGATTCTATAAACAGGATACACTTGATACGGACGAGCTGCTCGCAGAGCAGCTGATACTGAGCATCCCCATGAAGCCGCTCTGTTCGGCGGAGTGCAAGGGGCTCTGCCCTGTCTGCGGCGCGGACCGGAATACCACGGACTGCGGGTGCGAGATAAAAGAGGCCGATCCCCGGCTGAAGGTGCTTGAACAACTTTTAAAAAAGAAGGAGTAG
- the rpmF gene encoding 50S ribosomal protein L32 has protein sequence MANPTHRHSKARRDKRRANWKGQAPALVACPDCKELKMPHRVCSSCGSYNGKQVIEVISKES, from the coding sequence ATGGCAAACCCGACACATCGTCATTCAAAGGCACGGAGAGATAAGCGGAGAGCGAACTGGAAGGGACAGGCGCCCGCCCTCGTCGCCTGCCCGGACTGCAAGGAACTGAAAATGCCCCACCGCGTCTGCAGCAGCTGCGGCTCGTATAACGGCAAGCAGGTTATCGAGGTCATCTCCAAGGAATCATGA
- the plsX gene encoding phosphate acyltransferase PlsX — translation MKVALDAMGGDFAPEMTISGALEAVSEYDMEVVLVGDRQRLAAVLRDKRYPSNRISIAHASEVVEMHESPSTALRKKKDSSIRRTIELVKHGDADAGVSAGHSGVAMATALFLLGKSPNVDRPAIATIMPSLKGFFVLIDAGANVDCKPENLLQFAYMGNAYYRAIFNVAEPRIALLSIGEEDTKGNELTKEAFKALKGARLNFTGNIEGKDLFVGDADVIVCDGFIGNIVLKVSEGLAETIIKMLKREIADVATGKLAYLMIKPAVRNFKKKTDYSEYGGAPLLGINGTFIISHGRSSSKAIKNAIKVAAEMAKQRVHEVIADTLTAAAADHS, via the coding sequence ATGAAAGTAGCCCTCGACGCAATGGGGGGAGACTTCGCTCCCGAGATGACCATCTCAGGGGCGCTCGAGGCGGTCAGTGAATACGACATGGAGGTCGTGCTTGTCGGCGACAGGCAGCGGCTCGCTGCCGTGCTCAGGGACAAACGCTACCCCTCGAACAGGATATCCATCGCCCATGCCTCCGAGGTCGTGGAGATGCATGAATCGCCGTCCACCGCACTCAGAAAAAAAAAGGACTCTTCCATCCGGCGCACCATCGAGCTGGTGAAGCATGGTGACGCCGACGCCGGCGTGAGCGCAGGCCATTCCGGCGTTGCCATGGCGACCGCCCTCTTCCTCCTGGGCAAGTCGCCGAATGTCGACCGGCCCGCCATCGCCACCATCATGCCCTCGCTGAAGGGCTTCTTCGTGCTCATCGATGCAGGGGCCAACGTGGATTGCAAGCCCGAGAATCTCCTCCAGTTCGCCTATATGGGCAATGCCTACTACCGGGCGATCTTCAATGTCGCCGAGCCGCGGATCGCCCTCCTGAGCATCGGAGAAGAGGATACCAAGGGCAACGAGCTGACGAAAGAGGCCTTCAAGGCCCTGAAGGGCGCCCGGCTCAACTTCACGGGGAACATCGAAGGAAAGGACCTCTTCGTGGGAGACGCCGATGTCATCGTCTGCGACGGGTTCATCGGCAATATCGTCCTGAAGGTGAGCGAGGGCCTCGCCGAGACCATCATCAAGATGCTGAAGCGGGAGATCGCCGATGTAGCCACGGGCAAGCTCGCCTATCTCATGATAAAGCCGGCGGTCCGGAATTTCAAGAAGAAGACGGACTACTCCGAGTACGGCGGCGCTCCGCTCCTCGGCATCAACGGCACCTTCATCATCAGCCACGGCCGCTCATCGTCCAAAGCGATAAAGAACGCCATCAAGGTCGCTGCCGAAATGGCCAAACAGCGGGTGCACGAGGTCATCGCAGACACCCTGACCGCGGCAGCGGCCGATCACTCGTAA
- a CDS encoding beta-ketoacyl-ACP synthase III, with amino-acid sequence MKKNDTAVRARIIATGSSVPERVVRNSDLEKIVDTSDEWITERTGIRERRIAREDQTTSDLACEAAKQALKQADLKAKDIDLIVIGTVTPDMPFPSTACLVQHRLEAKNAAAFDVSAACSGFIYALATADSFIRAGTHKRVLVIGAETLSKFVDWEDRTTCVLFGDGAGAVVLEAAAGDYGILSTHLYADGSLWEMLNIPGGGSKNPPSRETLKDRLHCIKMKGNETFKIAVRSLEGLVTETLRANRLKPSQLTALIPHQANLRIIKATAERAGLPLDKVVINLDRYGNTSSASIPIALDEAVRTGRVRAGDYILLEAFGGGLTWASALIRW; translated from the coding sequence ATGAAAAAGAACGACACTGCAGTGCGGGCGCGCATCATCGCCACCGGATCGTCTGTTCCGGAACGCGTCGTGCGCAACAGCGATCTCGAAAAGATAGTCGACACCTCGGATGAATGGATCACCGAACGGACCGGGATCAGGGAGCGGCGGATAGCCCGCGAGGACCAGACCACGTCGGACCTCGCCTGTGAGGCTGCGAAACAGGCGCTCAAGCAGGCCGACCTGAAGGCAAAGGATATCGACCTGATCGTCATCGGCACCGTCACCCCCGACATGCCCTTCCCCTCGACCGCCTGCCTGGTGCAACACCGGCTCGAAGCGAAAAACGCAGCCGCCTTCGATGTCAGCGCCGCCTGTTCCGGCTTTATCTACGCCCTGGCGACCGCGGACAGCTTCATCAGGGCCGGGACGCACAAGCGCGTGCTCGTCATCGGCGCCGAGACCCTCTCGAAATTCGTCGATTGGGAGGACCGCACCACCTGCGTCCTCTTCGGCGACGGCGCCGGCGCCGTCGTCCTCGAAGCGGCCGCCGGCGATTACGGCATCCTCTCGACCCACCTCTATGCCGACGGCAGCCTCTGGGAAATGCTCAACATACCCGGCGGCGGCTCGAAGAACCCTCCTTCCCGGGAAACCCTCAAGGACCGCCTGCACTGCATAAAGATGAAGGGGAACGAGACCTTCAAGATCGCGGTCCGGAGCCTGGAAGGCCTCGTCACCGAGACGCTCAGGGCGAACAGGCTCAAGCCCTCGCAGCTGACCGCGCTCATCCCGCACCAGGCGAACCTGAGGATCATCAAGGCCACGGCAGAGCGGGCGGGCCTCCCCCTCGATAAGGTGGTCATCAACCTCGACCGCTACGGCAACACCTCCTCGGCGTCCATTCCGATCGCTCTCGACGAGGCGGTAAGGACCGGGAGGGTGAGAGCGGGCGACTACATCCTGCTGGAAGCCTTCGGCGGCGGGCTCACCTGGGCCTCGGCGCTGATACGGTGGTAG